In a genomic window of Scheffersomyces stipitis CBS 6054 chromosome 4, complete sequence:
- a CDS encoding predicted protein — protein MDTHCEVKDKLISGLFQVLPSSYIQGIIDTISRPVLLAVVSNGTSLYHKYFLDALFRNIRVGLLEKPWHKIKVRRCKRIELLKFEILLEHTNDHGILVNGSQTLHTLREAYPLLRFRNVEVEVENEIEGSQYRYNTIIKQEEDLNNLTSGDNLQAIHFDWPPDRRNFPLNLKKLSFVCLEEPHNFDASEFINKLPTRLEDLDVDCKDMHIELEHLSLLPSTLRVLRLHNCLKIQGEDKLIVDFPPLLEILEISGYVGSGECLDISHLQKLTSVTLSKHLVFHLPTQVRRLKLVSVCDLVGLDQLSELVNLESLKISTTSRILDRIVVPQNVKLLSIDNFDDSVFSLEFKANEYHPTIRLDELNRFLRVGTPFSAFEVPCVLGGLRILKMFRGTRLSKCFWNAIENLPELKELTINYYDIHSCPNQFPPKLSVLDLSRNNISEISISSPLKKLVLEGNNFNSISKRTLQLPATLCELYLNNNSINCFEKAYEFPRSLQILDLRDNKDYLIEDIFRNLPPQIVKLSASCLSNKFGRTLVEVSSKTLWHVYLEGGVEESSMKWQFNWSDCSNLQYIQIRDVELESIRLDYFPSSLQKINFTNTGIREIQGDFGSLPNLIDASFENNPLQEWLEKNEDKVPPSVAFEIERPALTTYLIDWQYNI, from the coding sequence ATGGACACTCATTGTGAAGTGAAGGATAAGCTAATCTCGGGATTATTTCAAGTATTACCTTCTAGCTACATACAAGGTATTATTGATACCATTTCTAGACCGGTTCTTCTCGCTGTAGTGTCTAATGGAACTTCGCTATACCATAAATACTTCCTCGATGCACTATTTAGAAATATCCGTGTTGGATTGTTAGAAAAACCCTGGCATAAGATAAAAGTTAGAAGATGTAAGAGAATTGAGTTGTTAAAATTCGAAATTCTCCTTGAACATACAAATGATCATGGCATATTGGTAAATGGCTCCCAAACATTGCACACCTTACGCGAAGCATATCCCCTTCTACGCTTTCGAAATGTCGAGGTAGAAGTCGAAAACGAAATAGAAGGATCCCAATATAGATACAATACAATAATCAAgcaggaagaagatttgaatAACTTGACGCTGGGCGATAATTTGCAGGCTATTCATTTCGATTGGCCACCTGATCGAAGGAACTTCCCATtaaacttgaagaaacttctGTTTGTATGTCTCGAAGAGCCCCACAATTTTGATGCTCTGGAATTCATAAACAAATTACCGACAAGACTTGAGGATCTAGATGTTGATTGTAAAGATATGCATATAGAATTAGAACATCTATCATTATTGCCATCGACATTACGAGTACTTCGCTTGCACAATTGCTTGAAAATACAAGGAGAAGATAAATTAATAGTTGATTTTCCACCTCTTCTCGAAATACTTGAAATTCTGGGTTACgttggtagtggtgaaTGCCTAGATATATCTCATTTGCAGAAGTTGACTCTGGTGACACTTCTGAAGCACTTAGTATTCCATCTTCCAACCCAAGTACGGAGACTTAAGCTTGTTTCCGTATGTGACCTCGTAGGGTTGGATCAACTTTCTGAGCTTGTTAACTTAGAGAGTCTCAAGATAAGTACAACATCCAGAATACTTGATAGAATAGTAGTTCCACAAAATGTAAAACTCCTAAGTATAGACAATTTCGATGATTCTGTGTTTTCGTTGGAATTTAAAGCAAACGAATATCACCCAACTATAAGGCTAGATGAGCTCAACAGATTTTTGAGAGTGGGTACACCTTTTTCAGCTTTTGAGGTTCCTTGTGTTTTAGGTGGTTTGAGgattttgaaaatgttTAGAGGAACACGCTTATCAAAATGCTTTTGGAatgcaattgaaaatttgCCAGAGTTAAAGGAATTAACTATTAACTACTACGACATTCATTCTTGTCCGAATCAATTTCCTCCTAAATTGAGCGTCTTAGACCTTTCTCGCAACAATatttctgaaatttcaatttcgaGtccattgaagaagcttGTGCTTGAAGgtaacaacttcaacagtATCTCTAAGAGAACGTTACAGCTACCAGCGACTTTATGCGAACTATACCTTAACAACAACTCGATAAATTGCTTCGAAAAAGCATATGAATTTCCTCGTAGTCTTCAGATCCTAGATTTGCGTGATAATAAAGACTACCTAATCGAAGACATTTTCAGGAACTTACCACCACAAATAGTTAAGTTACTGGCATCATGCTTGAGTAACAAGTTTGGACGGACTTTAGTTGAAGTAAGCAGTAAGACGCTTTGGCATGTTTATTTGGAGGGAGGAGTCGAAGAAAGCTCCATGAAATGGCAGTTCAATTGGAGCGATTGCTCTAATCTACAATATATTCAAATAAGAGATGTAGAATTAGAGAGTATTCGACTAGAttattttccatcttcGTTACAAAAGATTAATTTCACAAATACAGGAATAAGAGAGATACAAGGGGACTTCGGGAGTTTGCCCAACTTGATTGATGCTCTGTTCGAAAACAACCCTCTACAGGAGTGGCTAGAGAAGAACGAAGATAAGGTGCCACCGAGCGTGGCATTTGAGATAGAGCGACCTGCTCTTACGACCTATTTGATAGATTGGCAGTACAATATTTAA
- a CDS encoding predicted protein: MAYVKDLSDIPLKPLQETFVDDPTSLEEIYIDELIFDLEHKLKNINKLSIFHAIYILSQSVQNIIKLQSDPVLFQQFKNEQLANHEFTRVSSHSLLRSHTPPLSPPLKFAKLSQPIYPQYSFKESTPDSLANEEVTPDSIEEQEPKEPPYIPIKQLVKELKLDPVSDPVTNLNLDSFKKEVLFNRDSKRIEQNQHLLKIFNLVKVPPLTIDEFLLRIKTYSSSISVSAYIHTASMMFKLCILLDIIPLSPVNVYRFILASLRCSTKKLEDVYQKQKSFATVGGVSTRDLYRLEVGFLYLCNFKLVLGEATLNKFLNQDFVDLHTFVKENYQS; this comes from the exons ATGGCATACGTAAAAGATCTCAGTGATATACCGTTGAAACCTCTCCAGGAGACTTTCGTCGACGACCCAACCtcacttgaagaaatctaCATTGACGAATTAATCTTCGATCTTGAGCACAAGctcaagaacatcaacaagCTCTCCATTTTCCATGCCATCTATATCCTTTCTCAGCTGGTTCAAAACATCATCAAGCTCCAGTCGGATCCGGTTTTGTTCCAGCAGTTCAAGAATGAGCAGTTGGCCAA CCACGAATTCACGCGTGTTTCGCTGCATTCCTTGTTGCGGTCTCATACGCCTCCGTTATCGCCTCCATTGAAGTTTGCCAAGTTGTCTCAGCCAATTTACCCTCAGTATTCGTTTAAGGAATCGACACCAGACTCTTTGGCTAATGAAGAAGTAACGCCAGACTCTATTGAAGAAC AAGAACCGAAGGAGCCTCCGTATATCCCCATCAAGCAGTTGGTGAAGGAACTCAAGCTTGACCCGGTTTCAGATCCTGTCACTAACTTGAATCTCGACAgcttcaagaaagaagttctATTCAACAGAGACTCTAAGCGTATCGAGCAGAATCAGCACCTTctcaaaatcttcaatcttgTCAAGGTGCCACCTCTTACCATCGATGAGTTCTTGCTCCGAATCAAGACGTACTCATCTAGCATTTCGGTGCTGGCCTACATCCACACGGCATCAATGATGTTCAAACTCtgcattcttcttgacatCATCCCCCTCAGTCCGGTCAACGTGTACCGGTTCATTTTGGCTTCCTTGCGCTGCTCCACTAAGAAGTTGGAGGATGTGTACCAAAAACAGAAATCGTTTGCTACCGTCGGTGGAGTGTCCACACGGGACTTGTACCGTTTGGAAGTGGGCTTTCTTTATCTatgcaacttcaagttggttcTTGGTGAGGCAACgctcaacaagttcttgaaccaGGACTTTGTCGACTTGCACACCTTCGTCAAGGAAAACTACCAAAGCTAG
- a CDS encoding predicted protein, with the protein MNLLSIEDLLRTLPEYYVEEIVNGIPFSTVCALVSNGTSPYQKFFLNRVFRDVMVLEAMPDASPVCDIESLYFDFFFKDFDDRRQNTVSIGGYDTLVQFVASYPNIRLGKVEIQTDHNTEDILNLLEANNITINKSPRHAGIDISFPETLYGLHHFEIIQNIPENLQELVLQHVNFQNIDILEYIKSLPSRLKILEIDCVSTSINPRHLELLPKSLRKLCLRSTSLEGDGIIKTHMPPLLESIELHLQNVGDVCLDISHLKKLIEVKLSTCLLFKLPEQLQRLFLENLDGFKDLNRLCELKKLRYLSVTALSSNILDEIVLPKSLQELEVQNPFQEYELPMSTLNLKFDNLHESVSFKDLSHITMSAADYSKFVSGSLAEKLTSLTILNQHSLPKKFWTDIEKLKELRKLSITKCEVESTPKYLPPKLIILDLSQNRISSIAISGTLKKLVLDRNEFTTISNATLALPSTICELSLQSNRISSLEEGYAFPKCLQLFDLLDNEHCPIEDILTNLPPRIVQLRLSTNKKKSFPNKTSPSTAELQSATKNKYYRREKPLLNVTSSTLWKVYLGGVRDHYLDSELVWTGCPNLQCLEIRSIDLGSISLKNYPSSLKKLVMLNTNISQVEGDFLTLPSLIVASLVDNPLEEWLEKNKDHIPSNVKFSYFQDISSYW; encoded by the coding sequence ATGAATTTGTTATCAATCGAGGATCTACTTCGAACTCTTCCCGAATACTATGTAGAAGAGATAGTGAATGGTATTCCTTTTTCCACTGTATGTGCTCTCGTTTCCAACGGAACATCGCCGTACcagaagttctttctcaatAGAGTCTTCCGAGATGTTATGGTTTTAGAGGCGATGCCTGACGCTTCTCCAGTTTGTGATATAGAATCTCTATATTTcgactttttcttcaaagactttGACGATAGAAGACAAAATACAGTTTCAATTGGTGGGTACGATACCTTGGTTCAATTTGTTGCCAGTTACCCAAATATTCGCCTTGGAAAGGTTGAAATTCAAACTGACCACAACACGGAAGACATTTTAAATCTATTGGAAGCAAATAATATAACCATAAATAAATCACCTCGACACGCTGGAATCGATATTAGTTTCCCGGAAACCCTATATGGACTACATCATTTTGAAATAATACAAAACATTCCAGAGAACCTACAGGAGCTTGTACTCCAACATGTTAACTTTCAAAATATTGATATATTGGAATATATTAAATCATTACCTTCAAGACTAAAAATTCTAGAAATTGACTGTGTGTCCACATCGATAAATCCAAGGCACCTAGAATTGTTACCAAAGTCTTTACGAAAGCTTTGTTTGAGAAGTACTAGTTTAGAAGGGGATGGAATAATCAAGACACACATGCCACCGTTGTTAGAATCTATTGAACTACATTTGCAGaatgttggtgatgtaTGTCTAGATATATCtcatttgaagaaattaatAGAAGTCAAACTCCTGACTTGCCTTTTATTCAAGTTACCGGAGCAGTTACAGAGgctcttcttggagaatttAGACGGTTTCAAAGATTTAAATCGGCTATGTGAACTAAAGAAATTACGCTATTTATCAGTCACTGCGTTGTCATCCAATATccttgatgaaattgttctTCCCAAATCCTTGCAAGAATTAGAAGTCCAGAatccttttcaagaatacGAATTACCAATGAGTACTCTAAATCTAAAATTTGACAACCTCCATGAATCTGTAAGTTTCAAAGACCTTTCGCATATCACAATGTCTGCAGCTGACTATTCTAAATTTGTACTGGGATCATTGGCCGAAAAATTGACCTCTTTAACTATACTCAATCAGCATAGTTTACCGAAAAAGTTTTGGAcagatattgaaaaattaaaaGAGTTGAGGAAATTATCAATAACTAAGTGTGAAGTTGAATCAACTCCAAAGTACTTGCCACCCAAATTAATAATTTTAGACCTTTCTCAAAATAGGATTTCCAGTATTGCCATTTCTGGAacgttgaagaaactaGTTCTAGACAGAAACGAGTTCACCACTATATCCAATGCTACCCTAGCGTTACCTTCTACTATTTGCGAGTTGTCGCTACAGTCCAATCGTATATCATCACTAGAGGAAGGGTATGCATTTCCTAAGTGTCTTCAATTATTTGATTTACTTGATAATGAACATTGTCCAATTGAAGACATTCTTACAAACTTACCTCCCCGAATAGTGCAATTGAGGTTATCCACtaataagaagaaaagctTTCCAAATAAAACAAGCCCCAGTACTGCTGAATTACAATCTGCCACTAAAAACAAATACtatagaagagaaaagcCTTTACTTAATGTAACAAGTAGTACTTTATGGAAAGTCTATCTAGGTGGAGTAAGAGATCATTATTTGGACTCAGAGTTGGTGTGGACTGGTTGCCCGAATTTGCAGTGCCTTGAAATCAGAAGTATTGATTTGGGAAGTATTCTGCTTAAGAATTAtccatcttctttgaaaaaattAGTGATGCTCAACACTAACATAAGTCAAGTAGAAGGGGATTTCCTCACTTTACCGAGCTTGATTGTTGCCAGCTTAGTGGATAACCCATTGGAGGAATGGTTAGAGAAAAACAAAGACCACATTCCCCTGAATGTGAAGTTTAGTTATTTCCAAGATATATCATCATATTGGTAA